In Microbacterium foliorum, the following proteins share a genomic window:
- a CDS encoding SIP domain-containing protein: METFLETRSTRAERRAARRRAHHLVTADEHSLAELEVFLSTLPLCASGRIFIEVADASDIGVIDAPGRMTVTWLARAQRSGAPGTGRACAPGEALARATCAWADEMLCDDELETHITLLGGYLGTADIVEHLTGALDIQPAQIHAPERFGLLPVER; this comes from the coding sequence ATGGAGACCTTCCTCGAGACCCGCAGCACGCGTGCTGAGCGCCGCGCCGCACGTCGTCGTGCTCACCACCTGGTGACGGCCGACGAGCACTCGCTGGCCGAGCTCGAGGTGTTCCTCTCGACGTTGCCGCTGTGTGCCTCGGGCCGGATCTTCATCGAGGTCGCTGACGCGTCGGACATCGGCGTGATCGACGCGCCTGGCCGCATGACCGTCACCTGGCTCGCCCGAGCCCAGCGGTCAGGAGCACCCGGAACCGGCCGCGCCTGCGCTCCCGGGGAGGCGCTCGCGCGGGCGACCTGCGCCTGGGCTGACGAGATGCTCTGCGACGACGAGCTCGAGACGCACATCACTCTTCTCGGCGGCTACCTCGGCACTGCCGACATCGTCGAGCACCTGACCGGCGCTCTCGACATCCAGCCCGCTCAGATCCACGCACCCGAGCGGTTCGGACTTCTGCCCGTCGAGCGCTAG
- a CDS encoding tyrosine-protein phosphatase, translating into MSVLDIDGVNNFRDVGGLPAEGGRIRSGMLLRSGQLSAATTAGVNEVRRRVSHIVDLRDGEEVAAEPTEIEGPDTTHLPLFLGSVRSFFETDTSLEDLYLHLLEESGERLVAAIRIIAAGEPTLVHCTVGKDRTGVTVALALAAVGADREAIVDDYALTESLLPAERSNRIAAYLRSQHPEAVHAVALATQSPAPVMRALLEQVDERWGSAADYLRANGMTDQELEDLRGALVEEVPEQG; encoded by the coding sequence GTGAGCGTCCTCGACATCGACGGCGTCAACAACTTCCGCGACGTCGGCGGGCTTCCCGCGGAAGGCGGGCGGATCCGTTCGGGGATGCTTCTGCGGTCGGGCCAGCTCTCGGCGGCCACCACGGCGGGTGTGAACGAGGTTCGTCGTCGCGTCTCGCACATCGTCGACCTCCGCGACGGCGAAGAGGTCGCGGCGGAGCCGACCGAGATCGAGGGGCCGGACACTACTCACCTTCCGCTGTTCCTCGGATCCGTGCGCTCGTTCTTCGAGACAGATACGAGCCTGGAAGACCTCTATCTTCATCTTCTCGAGGAGAGCGGAGAGCGGCTCGTCGCCGCCATCCGCATCATCGCGGCGGGAGAGCCGACCCTGGTTCACTGCACGGTGGGCAAGGACCGCACCGGGGTGACGGTGGCCCTTGCGCTCGCCGCAGTGGGCGCCGACCGTGAGGCGATCGTCGACGACTATGCGCTCACGGAGTCGCTGCTGCCGGCCGAGCGGTCGAATCGCATCGCGGCATACCTGAGGTCGCAGCATCCGGAGGCGGTGCATGCCGTCGCGTTGGCCACGCAGTCGCCTGCGCCCGTGATGAGGGCGCTTCTCGAGCAGGTGGACGAGCGGTGGGGCTCGGCCGCCGACTATCTCCGTGCGAACGGCATGACGGATCAGGAACTCGAAGATCTTCGGGGAGCGCTCGTGGAAGAAGTGCCCGAGCAAGGTTAG
- a CDS encoding TPM domain-containing protein, producing the protein MKTRWLALAALTAAAAAGAFSVSAASATDPVTLDSGYVTDDADALSASEEDAVEARLQTLSDNSSSDLFVVLVDDFTSPSDSVAWADTVAENNNLGSEQYLLAIAVDGRSYYISAAPDGPLSDSKLDDVEDKILSLAAQEDWEGMIVLAADEIEGDGGAGALRATVIVVAVIALGLIVWLVIALVRRSRRNAEIRRRGAMPEKPDPNDPFSTLTDEQVQTQAGAALVQADDAITSSREELGFAVAQFGEAATSAFTGAVETAKAKMSEAFDLKQKLDDEIEDTVHDRRAWHIRIIQICEEIDDVLDENTEAFDALRKLEQNAPQELERVKGERAALAPVLAGAASALSALADTYDPAALSTVADNPAQAHERALLADRSIEAAAEAIAAGRSGEAAFAIRTAEQSVAQAAQLAQAITALGAELTNIEAQAQALVAELQADIAAAQQLPDSGGAISSVAAATAQQLQQAQAGLAGTSRSPQRVLEALTAANAQIDAAIAQGMQAVERARRTQQMLEQTLTQAGSEIRATREYIETRRGTVGSTARTRLSQAEASLTQALNLRASDPEAALTEAGRSLDLVRQATSSAQADVEAMTPNRYQNDSWGGGGGSIFGGSGSGGSGLGGDILGGIIGGLLSGGGGGGGGSSRRSSWRSSGGGGFRSSGFGGGGGSRSSGRSGRSGGRRF; encoded by the coding sequence ATGAAGACACGGTGGCTGGCGCTGGCCGCACTGACCGCGGCAGCGGCCGCAGGGGCGTTCTCCGTCTCGGCCGCATCTGCGACCGATCCGGTCACGCTCGACTCGGGATACGTGACCGATGACGCCGACGCCCTCAGCGCCAGCGAAGAGGATGCCGTCGAGGCCCGCCTCCAGACGCTCAGCGACAACTCCTCGTCCGACCTCTTCGTCGTTCTCGTCGACGACTTCACCTCGCCGTCCGACAGCGTCGCCTGGGCCGACACCGTCGCAGAGAACAACAACCTGGGATCCGAGCAGTATCTCCTCGCCATCGCGGTGGACGGACGCAGCTACTACATCTCGGCCGCGCCCGACGGCCCGCTCAGCGACAGCAAGCTCGACGATGTCGAAGACAAGATACTGAGCCTCGCCGCGCAGGAGGACTGGGAGGGCATGATCGTCCTCGCCGCCGACGAGATCGAGGGCGACGGCGGGGCGGGTGCTCTGCGAGCCACGGTGATCGTGGTCGCGGTCATCGCGCTCGGCCTCATCGTGTGGCTCGTGATCGCGCTCGTCCGCCGCTCCCGTCGGAATGCCGAGATCCGCAGGCGCGGCGCCATGCCCGAGAAGCCCGATCCGAACGATCCGTTCTCGACTCTGACCGACGAGCAGGTGCAGACGCAGGCGGGTGCTGCCCTCGTGCAGGCCGACGATGCGATCACCTCGAGCCGCGAGGAACTCGGCTTCGCCGTCGCGCAGTTCGGCGAAGCGGCCACCTCGGCGTTCACCGGCGCCGTCGAGACCGCCAAGGCCAAGATGTCGGAGGCTTTCGATCTCAAGCAGAAGCTCGACGACGAGATCGAGGACACCGTCCACGATCGTCGCGCCTGGCACATCCGCATCATCCAGATCTGCGAAGAGATCGACGACGTCCTCGACGAGAACACCGAGGCGTTCGACGCTCTACGCAAGCTCGAGCAGAACGCCCCCCAGGAGCTCGAGCGAGTCAAGGGCGAGCGGGCAGCGCTCGCACCTGTCCTCGCCGGCGCGGCCTCTGCGCTCTCGGCTCTCGCCGACACCTACGACCCCGCGGCTCTGTCGACCGTCGCCGACAACCCGGCGCAGGCCCACGAGCGCGCGCTGCTCGCAGACCGTTCGATCGAGGCCGCCGCAGAGGCGATCGCCGCGGGCAGATCCGGCGAGGCGGCCTTCGCGATCCGCACGGCCGAGCAGTCAGTCGCCCAGGCAGCTCAGCTGGCGCAGGCGATCACCGCACTCGGCGCCGAGCTGACGAACATCGAAGCGCAGGCACAGGCCTTGGTGGCCGAGCTGCAGGCGGACATCGCCGCCGCCCAGCAGCTGCCCGACTCCGGCGGAGCGATCTCCTCGGTCGCCGCGGCGACGGCCCAGCAGTTGCAGCAGGCCCAGGCCGGCCTCGCTGGAACATCACGCAGCCCCCAGCGAGTGCTCGAAGCCCTCACGGCGGCGAACGCTCAGATCGATGCCGCCATCGCCCAGGGCATGCAGGCCGTCGAGCGCGCCCGCCGAACGCAGCAGATGCTCGAGCAGACGCTGACCCAGGCCGGCTCCGAGATCCGCGCGACCCGTGAGTACATCGAGACGCGCCGCGGCACCGTCGGGTCGACCGCACGCACTCGGCTGTCGCAGGCCGAAGCCTCCCTCACCCAGGCACTGAACCTGCGCGCATCCGACCCCGAAGCGGCGCTCACCGAAGCCGGCCGCTCGCTCGATCTCGTCCGTCAGGCCACCTCGTCGGCTCAGGCCGACGTCGAGGCGATGACCCCGAACCGGTACCAGAACGACAGCTGGGGCGGTGGGGGCGGCAGCATCTTCGGCGGATCCGGCTCGGGCGGCTCCGGCCTCGGAGGCGACATCCTCGGCGGCATCATCGGGGGGCTGCTCTCCGGTGGCGGAGGCGGAGGCGGCGGCTCCTCCCGGCGCAGCAGCTGGCGCTCCAGCGGAGGCGGCGGATTCCGCAGCTCCGGTTTCGGCGGAGGCGGCGGCAGCCGCTCCAGCGGCCGCAGCGGCCGTTCGGGAGGGCGACGCTTCTGA
- a CDS encoding CPBP family intramembrane glutamic endopeptidase: MIDTQRTSTTWPAVVPALLVCLAAPAFFVAQIAWLGWVLLALGVGAAWFVERRLPSSPDQTVSVGARRESARVIGVSRQPSLTRDLSLIALGMLIVSVIPLAAELDNLAMLRFTLALGGAVAVPYVVSRFVFRDRAISFPWRAHKRWGRLQWGWLVAVLVLGWLILPFYFITSGVYQNWPVVDSPDLIARLFVGVGAVGIWDELFFICTVFALLRRHFPDALANVLQMIVFVSFLWELGYREWGPLLTIPFALLQGFIFMRTHSLAYVVTVHLLFDAVVFAVLVHAHNPGLLPIFLI, from the coding sequence GTGATCGACACTCAGCGCACGTCGACGACCTGGCCCGCTGTCGTGCCTGCGCTGCTCGTGTGCCTTGCGGCACCGGCGTTCTTCGTGGCGCAGATCGCCTGGCTCGGCTGGGTGCTGCTCGCGCTGGGTGTCGGCGCAGCCTGGTTCGTCGAACGGCGCCTGCCCTCGTCGCCGGATCAGACGGTGAGCGTCGGCGCGCGGCGTGAGAGCGCTCGCGTGATCGGTGTGAGCCGTCAGCCCTCGCTCACCAGGGACCTCTCGCTGATCGCCCTGGGAATGCTCATCGTAAGCGTCATCCCGCTGGCCGCGGAGCTCGACAACCTCGCGATGCTGCGGTTCACCCTCGCTCTCGGCGGCGCGGTCGCGGTGCCGTACGTCGTCTCGCGCTTCGTCTTCCGAGACCGCGCGATCAGCTTCCCCTGGCGTGCCCACAAGAGATGGGGACGCCTGCAGTGGGGGTGGCTGGTGGCGGTCCTGGTGCTCGGCTGGCTGATCCTGCCGTTCTACTTCATCACGAGCGGCGTCTACCAGAACTGGCCGGTCGTCGATTCGCCCGACCTCATCGCTCGCCTGTTCGTCGGCGTCGGAGCGGTCGGCATCTGGGACGAGCTGTTCTTCATCTGCACCGTCTTCGCACTGCTGCGCAGGCACTTTCCCGATGCCCTCGCCAACGTCCTGCAGATGATCGTGTTCGTGTCGTTCCTGTGGGAGCTGGGCTATCGCGAGTGGGGCCCTCTTCTCACCATCCCGTTCGCGCTCCTGCAGGGGTTCATCTTCATGCGGACGCACTCGCTGGCCTATGTCGTGACCGTGCACCTGCTGTTCGATGCGGTCGTCTTCGCCGTGCTCGTGCACGCGCACAACCCCGGACTGCTGCCGATCTTCCTGATCTGA
- a CDS encoding PspA/IM30 family protein, with product MTKQSIFGRISTLVRANINSLLDSAEDPQKMIDQLVRDYTNSIADAESAIAETIGNLRLLERDHEEDVQAATEWGNKALAASRKADEMRTKGDAADADKFDNLAKIALQRQISAEREATGAEPQIAAQTEIVDKLKSGLNGMKDKLGELKNKRSELLARAKVAEAQTKVQDAVSSINVLDPTSELGRFEDKVRRQEALAQGKIELAASSLDAQFESLEDLGELTEVEARLAELKAGGSAPRQAIEGS from the coding sequence ATGACCAAGCAGTCCATCTTCGGACGTATCTCGACCCTTGTCCGCGCGAACATCAACTCCCTCCTGGACTCTGCGGAAGACCCGCAGAAGATGATCGACCAGCTCGTTCGCGACTACACGAACAGCATCGCGGATGCCGAGTCGGCCATCGCCGAGACCATCGGCAACCTGCGCCTGCTCGAGCGCGACCACGAAGAAGACGTCCAGGCGGCCACGGAATGGGGCAACAAGGCGCTCGCCGCGAGCCGCAAGGCCGATGAGATGCGCACCAAGGGCGACGCCGCAGACGCCGACAAGTTCGACAACCTCGCGAAGATCGCTCTTCAGCGCCAGATCAGCGCCGAGCGCGAGGCGACCGGCGCCGAGCCGCAGATCGCCGCGCAGACCGAGATCGTCGACAAGCTGAAGTCCGGCCTCAACGGCATGAAGGACAAGCTCGGCGAGCTGAAGAACAAGCGCAGCGAGCTGCTCGCCCGCGCCAAGGTCGCCGAGGCGCAGACGAAGGTGCAGGATGCGGTGTCGTCGATCAATGTCCTCGACCCCACCAGCGAACTTGGCCGCTTCGAAGACAAGGTCCGCCGCCAGGAGGCTCTTGCGCAGGGCAAGATCGAACTCGCGGCATCGAGCCTCGACGCGCAGTTCGAGAGCCTCGAGGACCTCGGTGAGCTCACCGAGGTCGAGGCTCGTCTCGCCGAGCTGAAGGCGGGCGGCTCCGCCCCTCGCCAGGCCATCGAAGGCTCCTGA
- a CDS encoding DUF3097 domain-containing protein — translation MDDRYGSDVLAAGWRERAAKPVPQVAAELDLVVEVAQDGFCGAVTRVQGGNVELEDRVGRKRLFPLGGGFLIDGSPVRLTPPAAKEQGLRRTASGSFVAADQRARVALPSRILVEGKHDAELVEKVWGADLRVEGVVVEFLQGVDLLDELLAAEPPSASRRYGVLVDHLVPGSKESRLADAVARGPHGKHVRIVGHPFVDVWQCVTPRALGIAKWPEIPRGTDWKTGICRAFGWPYETQGDTGRAWQHILSKVHTYRDLEPALLGRVEELIDFVTAPAP, via the coding sequence ATGGACGACAGGTACGGATCGGATGTGCTCGCGGCTGGCTGGCGGGAGCGCGCGGCGAAGCCGGTGCCGCAGGTTGCCGCCGAGCTCGATCTCGTCGTCGAGGTCGCGCAGGACGGATTCTGCGGAGCGGTCACGCGAGTGCAGGGTGGCAATGTCGAGCTCGAGGATCGGGTCGGGCGCAAGCGACTCTTCCCTCTCGGCGGCGGGTTCCTGATCGACGGATCGCCGGTGCGCCTCACCCCTCCCGCGGCGAAGGAGCAGGGGCTCCGACGCACGGCATCCGGATCCTTCGTGGCCGCCGATCAGCGGGCCAGGGTCGCGCTGCCCAGCCGCATCCTGGTGGAGGGAAAACACGACGCCGAGCTCGTCGAGAAGGTGTGGGGAGCAGACCTGCGGGTCGAGGGCGTGGTCGTCGAGTTCCTACAGGGAGTCGATCTGCTCGATGAGCTGCTCGCCGCAGAGCCGCCCAGCGCATCGCGCCGCTACGGGGTTCTGGTGGATCATCTCGTGCCCGGTTCGAAGGAGTCGCGTCTCGCGGATGCAGTGGCCCGAGGTCCGCACGGGAAGCACGTGCGGATCGTCGGACATCCCTTCGTCGACGTCTGGCAGTGCGTCACCCCTCGAGCCCTGGGCATCGCGAAGTGGCCCGAGATCCCTCGAGGGACCGATTGGAAGACGGGAATCTGCCGGGCGTTCGGCTGGCCCTATGAGACGCAGGGCGACACCGGTCGAGCCTGGCAGCACATCCTGTCGAAGGTGCACACGTATCGCGACCTCGAGCCCGCGCTCCTCGGCCGTGTCGAGGAGCTGATCGACTTCGTGACCGCGCCCGCGCCCTGA
- the trmB gene encoding tRNA (guanosine(46)-N7)-methyltransferase TrmB, translating to MPEPRTFRDEPVSFVRRSGRMSDAQERAFEELGPHYLLDVPRDVAWTSVHPEARLEPTVEYGREADLYVEIGSGQGHAIVAAASSRPDDDFLAVEVFRAGLARTMLDADREGARNVRVVEANAPEVLSSYLPEAAAAEVWIFFPDPWHKKKHTKRRLVRQGFGDTAARALRDGGLLRLATDWEDYALQMREVLDAEPLFERAFDGDWAERFDGRVMTAFERKGIAKGRDIRDLVYRRKSRA from the coding sequence ATGCCCGAACCCCGCACCTTCCGCGACGAACCGGTCTCCTTCGTGCGCCGCAGCGGCCGCATGTCCGACGCCCAGGAGCGCGCCTTCGAAGAGCTCGGACCGCACTACCTCCTGGACGTCCCCCGCGATGTCGCCTGGACCTCGGTGCACCCTGAAGCGAGGCTCGAACCGACCGTCGAATACGGGCGCGAGGCCGATCTGTACGTCGAGATCGGCTCCGGTCAGGGGCACGCGATCGTCGCCGCCGCATCGTCGCGCCCCGATGACGACTTCCTCGCCGTCGAGGTCTTCCGCGCCGGGCTCGCCAGGACGATGCTCGATGCCGACCGCGAGGGCGCTCGCAACGTGCGCGTGGTCGAGGCGAACGCGCCGGAGGTGCTCTCGTCGTATCTGCCCGAGGCCGCGGCCGCCGAGGTCTGGATCTTCTTCCCCGACCCGTGGCACAAGAAGAAGCACACCAAGCGACGGCTCGTCCGCCAAGGGTTCGGTGACACCGCAGCCCGTGCGCTTCGCGACGGAGGTCTCCTGCGTCTCGCGACCGACTGGGAGGACTACGCGCTGCAGATGCGCGAGGTGCTGGACGCCGAGCCCCTGTTCGAGCGCGCATTCGACGGCGACTGGGCGGAGCGGTTCGACGGACGCGTCATGACGGCCTTCGAGCGCAAGGGCATCGCCAAGGGGCGCGACATCCGCGACCTCGTGTATCGGCGGAAGTCGCGCGCGTGA
- a CDS encoding DUF1304 domain-containing protein — protein sequence MLIVGLVLAAAAAAFHVFIFALESLKWTEPETRKIFGVASQADAVTMKALAFNQGFYNLFLALTALLGVGFVIIGLTTVGLTLVFAGTGMMLAAALVLVLSDRTKLRAAAMQGTLPLLAVISTAIGVSIG from the coding sequence ATGCTCATCGTCGGACTCGTCCTCGCCGCGGCCGCTGCCGCGTTCCACGTCTTCATCTTCGCGCTCGAATCGCTCAAGTGGACCGAACCCGAGACGAGGAAGATCTTCGGCGTCGCCAGCCAAGCGGATGCCGTCACCATGAAGGCTCTCGCCTTCAACCAGGGCTTCTACAACCTGTTCCTGGCTCTCACCGCACTTCTCGGCGTCGGCTTCGTGATCATCGGCCTCACGACGGTCGGACTGACGCTGGTCTTCGCGGGCACGGGAATGATGCTCGCGGCAGCGCTGGTGCTCGTGCTCTCCGACCGCACCAAGCTGCGTGCGGCCGCGATGCAGGGCACCCTGCCGCTGCTCGCCGTCATCTCGACGGCGATCGGTGTGTCGATCGGCTGA
- a CDS encoding Fe-S oxidoreductase, which produces MTADWRPAAELALARGRRLDRRIPAFLLRSPISRLGYWWGTAVGWIWGSLWSTGPVERRAGLWVFRGMPNWTFNRGGVCVGGCFLTGDARPSDAMLRHEAVHKAQWLRYGILLPALYLFAGRDPLRNRFEIEAGLEDGNYVRRSRAQR; this is translated from the coding sequence ATGACGGCCGACTGGCGGCCCGCTGCCGAGCTCGCTCTGGCCCGCGGTCGACGACTCGACCGAAGGATTCCCGCGTTCCTGCTCCGCTCACCGATCAGCCGACTCGGATACTGGTGGGGCACGGCCGTCGGCTGGATCTGGGGCTCGCTGTGGAGCACCGGGCCCGTCGAACGCCGCGCCGGCCTCTGGGTGTTCCGGGGGATGCCGAACTGGACGTTCAATCGCGGCGGGGTGTGCGTAGGCGGCTGCTTCCTCACCGGCGACGCGCGCCCGAGCGACGCGATGCTGCGACACGAAGCGGTGCACAAAGCACAGTGGCTGCGCTACGGAATCCTGCTTCCGGCGCTCTATCTCTTCGCAGGCCGTGATCCCCTGCGCAACCGCTTCGAGATCGAGGCAGGGCTCGAAGACGGCAACTACGTCCGCCGCAGCAGAGCTCAGCGGTAG
- a CDS encoding carboxymuconolactone decarboxylase family protein, translating to MSETRVHLSKTEPAAYQALDAFARTVGDICAANGIDDRLKEIVMIHSSQLNGCSYCTRLHVDRALKAGIDTDTLMQIATWRESNVFSDREEAALELAEAFTFISEEGISDEVYNRVGGVFTEKEYAALSWACISINAFNRVVIAGRYPVPPRAPQAQA from the coding sequence ATGAGCGAGACGCGAGTGCACCTCTCCAAGACCGAGCCAGCGGCGTATCAGGCGCTCGACGCCTTCGCGCGTACGGTCGGAGACATCTGCGCCGCGAACGGCATCGACGATCGGCTCAAGGAGATCGTGATGATCCACTCCTCACAGCTGAACGGATGCAGCTACTGCACGCGTCTGCACGTCGACAGGGCGCTCAAGGCCGGCATCGACACGGACACGCTCATGCAGATCGCGACCTGGCGAGAGAGCAACGTGTTCAGCGACCGCGAGGAGGCGGCGCTCGAACTCGCCGAGGCCTTCACATTCATCTCGGAGGAGGGCATCTCAGACGAGGTCTACAACCGCGTCGGGGGAGTCTTCACGGAGAAGGAGTACGCAGCACTGAGCTGGGCGTGCATCTCGATCAACGCGTTCAACAGGGTCGTCATCGCCGGCCGATACCCTGTTCCGCCGCGCGCCCCGCAGGCGCAGGCGTGA
- a CDS encoding DNA polymerase IV: protein MSDWVLHVDMDQFIAAVEVLRRPELAGLPVIVGGRGDPTERAVVSTASYEAREFGIGSGMPLKIAARKAPDDAVFLPVDHEAYESASTEVMSTLRALPGVLLEVIGWDECFLGVTTDDPERVASIAQTAVLESTGLHCSVGIGDNKVRAKIATEFGKPRGMFRLTAENWFEVMGDKPTRDLWGVGPKVQKRLAAHGITTVRELSDSDQDQLVTEFGPRMGVWYRDLGSGLGPSVVDDTPWVARSHSRETTFQQNLTTTAEVQSALTELAGQAFDDCAADGRPVIRVHLKVRYAPFETKTFGRKLSEPTTERAEVVAAALALGATLDHDREVRLLGVRAEMAMPEGGDGAERTPVRGRI, encoded by the coding sequence ATGAGCGACTGGGTTCTGCACGTGGACATGGACCAGTTCATCGCTGCGGTCGAGGTTCTTCGCAGGCCCGAGCTCGCGGGACTGCCGGTGATCGTGGGCGGCAGGGGAGACCCGACGGAGCGAGCTGTCGTATCGACGGCCTCGTACGAGGCGCGCGAGTTCGGCATCGGATCGGGGATGCCGTTGAAGATCGCGGCACGCAAGGCGCCCGACGACGCGGTCTTCCTGCCGGTCGACCACGAAGCCTATGAGTCGGCATCGACCGAGGTGATGTCGACGCTGCGTGCGCTGCCCGGGGTGTTGCTCGAGGTCATCGGCTGGGACGAGTGCTTCCTCGGCGTCACGACGGATGACCCCGAGCGGGTCGCGAGCATCGCTCAGACCGCGGTGCTCGAGTCGACCGGCCTGCACTGCTCGGTCGGCATCGGCGACAACAAGGTGCGCGCCAAGATCGCCACCGAGTTCGGCAAGCCTCGCGGCATGTTCCGGCTCACCGCCGAGAACTGGTTCGAGGTCATGGGCGACAAGCCCACGCGAGACCTCTGGGGTGTGGGGCCGAAGGTGCAGAAAAGGCTCGCCGCCCACGGGATCACGACGGTACGCGAGCTCTCAGACTCGGACCAGGATCAGCTCGTCACGGAGTTCGGTCCGCGTATGGGTGTCTGGTACCGCGATCTCGGCTCGGGCCTCGGACCGAGCGTGGTCGACGACACCCCCTGGGTGGCGCGCAGCCACAGTCGGGAGACGACGTTTCAGCAGAACCTCACGACGACCGCGGAGGTGCAGTCAGCGCTCACCGAGCTGGCAGGGCAGGCCTTCGACGACTGCGCCGCCGACGGGCGCCCGGTCATTCGCGTGCATCTCAAAGTGCGGTACGCGCCGTTCGAGACCAAGACGTTCGGTCGCAAGCTGTCAGAGCCGACGACCGAGCGCGCGGAGGTCGTCGCTGCGGCTCTCGCACTCGGCGCCACGCTCGATCACGACCGGGAGGTGCGACTTCTCGGCGTGCGCGCTGAGATGGCGATGCCGGAGGGTGGCGACGGGGCGGAGCGCACCCCCGTCAGAGGACGAATCTGA
- a CDS encoding arginase family protein has translation MVRFLVVPQWQGSPAARAMLLVDGASAIAGDLPRAATTVLDVPVEAGESLGTGVRRLSALLRTRELVHESMTADTVVIGGDCSVTVAALAALPGGTDDLAVVWCDAHADLHTPDTSPSGAFSGMALRAVLGEGEPQLAVTPGIPRDRVVAVGMRNLEDSEVTALEGLTQLSVQDLDSPEALADAVEATGARRVWVHIDVDVLDPAEIAGVSSPAPFGLAPATLSTAIRALRSRVPLAGATIAGFAPRSPADAVDDLGALLRLVGAVA, from the coding sequence ATGGTGCGTTTCCTCGTCGTCCCGCAGTGGCAGGGCTCCCCCGCCGCCCGCGCGATGCTCCTCGTCGACGGCGCCTCGGCGATCGCCGGCGATCTTCCACGCGCGGCGACCACCGTGCTCGACGTGCCCGTCGAAGCGGGTGAATCTCTGGGAACGGGCGTTCGCCGCCTCAGCGCGCTTCTGCGCACCAGAGAGCTAGTCCACGAGAGCATGACGGCCGACACGGTGGTCATCGGCGGCGACTGCAGCGTGACGGTCGCCGCGCTGGCAGCTCTCCCCGGGGGAACCGACGACCTCGCCGTCGTGTGGTGCGACGCCCACGCCGACCTTCACACGCCCGACACGTCGCCCTCCGGCGCCTTCTCCGGAATGGCGCTCCGAGCAGTGCTGGGCGAGGGAGAACCTCAGCTCGCGGTCACGCCCGGGATTCCCCGCGACCGGGTGGTCGCGGTGGGCATGCGCAACCTCGAGGATTCCGAGGTGACGGCCCTCGAAGGCCTCACGCAGCTCTCCGTCCAGGATCTCGACTCACCTGAAGCATTGGCCGACGCGGTCGAGGCGACCGGCGCACGGCGCGTCTGGGTGCACATCGACGTCGATGTGCTCGACCCCGCCGAGATCGCCGGGGTCTCCTCCCCTGCCCCGTTCGGACTCGCGCCCGCCACTCTGAGCACCGCGATCCGCGCACTGCGGTCACGTGTTCCGCTGGCCGGCGCGACCATCGCCGGGTTCGCCCCCCGCTCACCCGCCGACGCGGTCGACGACCTCGGCGCCCTGCTCCGCCTCGTCGGTGCCGTCGCATGA